The proteins below come from a single Canis aureus isolate CA01 chromosome 14, VMU_Caureus_v.1.0, whole genome shotgun sequence genomic window:
- the CSN2 gene encoding beta-casein, which produces MKVFILACLVALALAREKEELTLTNETVESLSSSEESITHINKQKLENFKHEEQQQREDERQNKIHPLFQQQPLVSPYADPIHYAILPQNILPLAQPAVVVPFLQPEIMEVPKVKENIFPRHKVMPFLKSPVTPFLDSQILNVADLENVHFPLPLSLPLLQPLMHQIPQPLPLLQPLMHQIPQPLPQTPMLTPQSVLSIPQPKVLPFPQQVVPYLQRDMPLQAFLPYQESTHQAQPVTQPLAPLVNSALV; this is translated from the exons ATGAAGGTTTTCATCCTTGCCTGCCTTGTGGCTCTTGCTCTTGCAAGAGAG aaggaagaactcactCTAACCAATGAG aCTGTGGAAAGCCTTTCAAGCAGTGAg gaatCTATTACACACATCAACAAG CAGAAACTTGAGAATTTTAAACACGAGGAGCAACAGCAAAGAGAG gaTGAACGCCAGAATAAAATCCACCCCCTTTTCCAGCAACAGCCTCTAGTCTCTCCTTATGCTGATCCCATCCACTATGCTATCCTTCCACAGAACATCCTGCCTCTTGCTCAGCCTGCTGTGGTGGTGCCTTTCCTTCAGCCTGAAATAATGGAAGTCCCCAAAGTTAAGGAAAACATCTTTCCTAGGCACAAAGTAATGCCCTTTCTTAAATCTCCAGTGACACCCTTCTTGGACAGCCAAATCCTGAATGTGGCTGATCTTGAAAATGtgcattttcctcttcctctatctctgcctctgctccagcCTCTGATGCACCAGATCcctcagcctcttcctctgctccagcCTCTGATGCACCAGATCCCTCAGCCTCTTCCTCAGACTCCTATGCTTACTCCTCAGTCAGTGCTGTCTATCCCACAGCCCAAAGTCTTGCCTTTTCCTCAGCAAGTGGTGCCCTACCTCCAGAGAGATATGCCCCTACAAGCCTTTCTGCCATACCAGGAATCTACCCACCAGGCCCAACCTGTGACTCAACCACTTGCCCCACTTGTCAACTCTGCTCTT GTTTAA